AGGACGTTAACCACAGCGTGCTCTCTTTCACGTAGAACAGGGTGTTCTCAGCAGAGCAGTCAAAGACGTCCCTGGTTTGGCTGAGGGTGTAGGGAATTCGGGCAAAGTGGAAAggcacaaaacaaatgaaaaacacagCAATGATGATGAAAACTTTGATGTTCACCTTTTTTTTGGGGACTTTGCCCACCCCCCGTGTTCTGACATATGATCTGTACAGCTCTTTGGTGATAAGTGTGTAGCATAcaatgataattaaaaaattaatccagAAAATGACTTGACAGATGTAATTGACCATTTCATGCCAAACCAGGCCAAACTCTGATTTCAGGAAAGAGCATTTCTTCACATTCTTATCTCTCGGCCTCTTGTTGGTCAGAATCATGTTAGGCAGAGAGAGTAAGAACATGAATGCCCAGATAACAACAGAGAGAACCTTGGCTCCCAAGAGATTGTTGGGCTTGAGTGTTTTAAATGGCCTGGTGGTCCTCTGGTAGCGATCGATAGTTATCAGTCCCAGGAATGAGATACTGATATACATTGTGAAATAAAATACAACGGAGGTAACTTGGCACACGAAGGCCCTCAGCGACCCCGTTCCCAGCTCAGCATCGCTGAGGATTTTGAATGGAAAAGTCAAAATCATGAGGAGATCAGAAATGACTGTGTTCTTaagaaaaataatgaagttggATTTACTGCGGATTTGAAAGAAAATCCTCATTGCCAGGCTGTTGGTGATGAGTCCGATGAAAAACAGGACAGTATAGAGCAGGGGGAAGAGGACCTGGTTGATTTTGTAATCTCTGGTGCAGAGACTGCTGTTCCCAGCCGCAATGGTGAGGTTGTCCAtggctttcctttctccttttttgctGCCTAGAGAAGGAGGGGGGGATGGTTATTGTCAGGAGCAGGTAGCTGATTTTGCTGTTATCTCCGTATGTAACTTTCTTGGACACCtccctcaaaacaaaacaaaacaacaacaaaaaccattgctgttaagttgattatgactcatagtgtccctatagcacagagtagaactatcccatagagtttccaaggagcagctgtggattcaaactgccaaccttttagttagcagtcatagctcttaattactgggccaccagggctgcgcttTCTCTAAAAATTGCTGTTTCGGATCATCACGTGGCAGTTAGTTCTAGCACGGAAAAGCGAATCTCAGAATATTTCCTCTTAGCAAATATTCCATCTCAAGCAAAGCGTGATGGCCTGTGGTCAGTATACAAAGGTATAGGTGCTTTGGAGGTCTTGTTATTTGTTGACATTTCGCCTCTCATAGCACATTTTTAATCTTCGGCAAAAGCCCACCTGTATTTATGAACTGATGCCGGAAGAAAAATACGCGGGCTGTGTTTTGGTCTCCTCTGCACCTTTAACATTTTTTGTTCTATCTACTCATACTTCCTATGCCGTCCCCATCCCTGGTATTCATTTATACTCATGCCATTAAAGGGTTCCTAGCAGAAAAGACTGACAACTGAGTTTTagaattttcaaataaaaagtgGAAGGAAATTGGTGTAAAATCAATCTCGGTAGGTttattgttaaataaataaaataccgaattaaaaaaaaaaaagcttttctttgTAGTTGAAAGATGTTTCTGTCCCTGTTTTGCTCCGTCACCCTTCATAAATAAGCTTCACTGGGTCCTTCTTTAGCTGCAAATATTTTAACCCATAGGTATTTCATTCCCAACAGTGCTCAGTATATTTGGAGTTTTTCTATACATTTTCTTAAATAtcctaagtctttttttttttttttttttaattttaaagcaataaaagaaatcaGCTGGCATCCTTCAAAATAGCTGGAGACATACTTCCTAGGTTTATGGAGTATATAATTACAGCTAAAATAAAGTAGCAAGACCATGCCCTTGTCTGGTTTTGTAGGTTATTACCAAAATAGGCCGctgtaaagaaaactaaaaatcatCTTGATATATCTGGTATCTAAGTTTGGaaatttgaaataatatttttcatcttttttgtttcaTCAAGGACTAATGAAATGGATTTTACATAAAATATTCCAAATTATCAGATGCAGTAATGTTGTTAGTACAAATaactaaattaaaagaaaaatagtaaCTTCATGTAGAAGATTTAAATAAGACAAATAAGGTGTATGCACGTCTTGCTttcgagcagaactgccctgtagttttGCCACAGCTGtagtctttgcagaagcaggttgccacatctttttccctggtgggtttgaactgccttccttgcagttagcagccaagtgctttaacaacgttgccaccagggctccgtgatgAATAAAGGTAGCACCGAATTCCCCAAAATGCTGTGGGAATTCTTTTTCCCATCCTTTAATTATTAATGCAAAATGAGAATCATGTTGTCAAGCATGGCTTCAGTTCTCAACAACTCCCCACCtgggtaaacttttttttttttttttaaactaaacaaaataaatattcgGTTGATACAAAATCACTAATTTTCTACCTCCTTGCTATGGCTGTTTGTTCCCGGTTGTGCGTTCTTTGGTAGTT
The sequence above is drawn from the Loxodonta africana isolate mLoxAfr1 chromosome 23, mLoxAfr1.hap2, whole genome shotgun sequence genome and encodes:
- the P2RY12 gene encoding P2Y purinoceptor 12 isoform X2, translating into MDNLTIAAGNSSLCTRDYKINQVLFPLLYTVLFFIGLITNSLAMRIFFQIRSKSNFIIFLKNTVISDLLMILTFPFKILSDAELGTGSLRAFVCQVTSVVFYFTMYISISFLGLITIDRYQRTTRPFKTLKPNNLLGAKVLSVVIWAFMFLLSLPNMILTNKRPRDKNVKKCSFLKSEFGLVWHEMVNYICQVIFWINFLIIIVCYTLITKELYRSYVRTRGVGKVPKKKVNIKVFIIIAVFFICFVPFHFARIPYTLSQTRDVFDCSAENTLFYVKESTLWLTSLNACLDPFIYFFLCKSFKNSLMSMLKCSNSATFPAQEQRKEGQNSGTPSLETPM
- the P2RY12 gene encoding P2Y purinoceptor 12 isoform X1, with amino-acid sequence MFQGSKKGERKAMDNLTIAAGNSSLCTRDYKINQVLFPLLYTVLFFIGLITNSLAMRIFFQIRSKSNFIIFLKNTVISDLLMILTFPFKILSDAELGTGSLRAFVCQVTSVVFYFTMYISISFLGLITIDRYQRTTRPFKTLKPNNLLGAKVLSVVIWAFMFLLSLPNMILTNKRPRDKNVKKCSFLKSEFGLVWHEMVNYICQVIFWINFLIIIVCYTLITKELYRSYVRTRGVGKVPKKKVNIKVFIIIAVFFICFVPFHFARIPYTLSQTRDVFDCSAENTLFYVKESTLWLTSLNACLDPFIYFFLCKSFKNSLMSMLKCSNSATFPAQEQRKEGQNSGTPSLETPM